The Euphorbia lathyris chromosome 2, ddEupLath1.1, whole genome shotgun sequence genome includes a window with the following:
- the LOC136218881 gene encoding putative nuclear RNA export factor SDE5 isoform X3 — MDKGLEELLEVFGSEFSLEDIAFAYSQTRQDKNLAAEILCTMHGSSSTTVTAGYTEALELPSKLESQISTSSEISFDNVLDEASDGQEGTKELLSKRCSASMGNVSSIIGKEYANPRPSRNGSMETKKPLKLQCEYLPISENWEEKDSSSMAITTNYAQPDVEEFLFKMLGEGFQLDRHKIQEVLGLCGYDMQKSIDKLFDLSVVTMERREDTGMAAKNSTGTCSDQKSVSLQEPMHQLDSVQSDGAKMKSKPKAKREKGKTALEKELLRSLFDLPDRSEEAPTRIIPRRVVKKPNRFCKLVVEPPNDDHMQDKSSVAESIVSREEVDDNSYDVLREAVKEYRNITKEYYKSAIDAFTQGDHARANKLLEKGQFFSQRARETDNESHEKLLETREDEVMPINLHELEPKEAVRVLRLHLTSLSGIPNVKYLRLVVNRSDGDSRKEARKKLIVKQLEKEAIQWEEEENGDKMLIKVDVVDPKRLSFAKKEGVDKGLRSRDDTGYYF; from the exons AAATTTGGCTGCGGAAATTCTTTGTACAATGCATGGAAGTTCATCTACCACAGTGACTGCTGGATATACAGAAGCATTAGAGTTGCCTTCCAAATTGGAAAGCCAAATCTCAACATCATCAGAGATTTCATTCGACAATGTTCTTGATGAGGCTTCTGATGGACAAGAAGGAACGAAGGAACTCCTGTCAAAAAGGTGTTCTGCATCCATGGGTAATGTTTCAAGTATAATTGGTAAAGAGTATGCAAACCCTAGGCCGTCAAGAAATGGGTCTATGGAAACAAAGAAACCATTGAAACTACAGTGTGAGTACCTtccaatttctgaaaattgggAAGAGAAAGATTCATCAAGTATGGCAATTACGACCAACTATGCACAGCCTGATGTTGAGGAATTTCTTTTTAAGATGCTTGGAGAGGGCTTTCAACTTGATAGGCATAAGATTCAAGAGGTTCTTG GTCTCTGTGGATACGACATGCAAAAG AGCATCGACAAGCTTTTTGATTTATCAGTTGTAACAATGGAAAGACGTGAAGACACTGGCATGGCTGCTAAAAAT TCTACAGGAACATGTTCAGATCAGAAATCTGTTTCACTTCAGGAACCAATGCATCAACTTGATTCTGTCCAAAG TGATGGAGCTAAAATGAAGTCAAAACCTAAAGCTAAAAGAGAAAAGGGTAAAACAGCTCTTGAGAAGGAACTTCTGCGATCACTATTTGATCTTCCAGATAGATCTGAAGAAGCGCCAACCAGAATAATCCCCAGGAGAGTTGTGAAGAAGCCAAATCGGTTCTGTAAACTGGTGGTTGAACCACCTAATGATGATCATATGCAAGATAAGTCTTCTGTAGCAGAATCAATAGTTTCTAGAGAAG AGGTTGATGATAACAGTTACGATGTCCTACGCGAAGCAGTCAAGGAATATCGGAATATAACGAAGGAGTACTATAAATCT GCAATTGATGCTTTCACCCAGGGTGATCATGCAAGGGCAAATAAACTCCTAGAGAAG GGACAATTTTTCAGCCAAAGGGCCCGAGAAACAGATAACGAATCACATGAAAAACTTTTAGAAACCAG AGAAGATGAGGTGATGCCTATCAACTTGCATGAACTTGAGCCGAAGGAAGCTGTACGAGTCCTGAGGCTTCATCTAACCTCTCTTTCTGGAATCCcaa ATGTGAAGTACCTAAGGCTTGTTGTGAATAGGAGTGATGGAGATAGCAGAAAAGAGGCAAGGAAGAAACTG ATAGTAAAGCAACTGGAGAAAGAAGCAATACAatgggaggaagaagaaaatggtgaTAAAATGTTAATCAAAGTAGATGTGGTTGACCCAAAACGGTTGAGTTTTGCAAAGAAGGAAGGGGTAGATAAAGGACTCAGGTCTCGCGATGATACGGGATACTACTTCTAG
- the LOC136218881 gene encoding putative nuclear RNA export factor SDE5 isoform X2, with product MDKGLEELLEVFGSEFSLEDIAFAYSQTRQDKNLAAEILCTMHGSSSTTVTAGYTEALELPSKLESQISTSSEISFDNVLDEASDGQEGTKELLSKRCSASMGNVSSIIGKEYANPRPSRNGSMETKKPLKLQCEYLPISENWEEKDSSSMAITTNYAQPDVEEFLFKMLGEGFQLDRHKIQEVLGLCGYDMQKSIDKLFDLSVVTMERREDTGMAAKNVHLFCSTGTCSDQKSVSLQEPMHQLDSVQSDGAKMKSKPKAKREKGKTALEKELLRSLFDLPDRSEEAPTRIIPRRVVKKPNRFCKLVVEPPNDDHMQDKSSVAESIVSREEVDDNSYDVLREAVKEYRNITKEYYKSAIDAFTQGDHARANKLLEKGQFFSQRARETDNESHEKLLETREDEVMPINLHELEPKEAVRVLRLHLTSLSGIPNVKYLRLVVNRSDGDSRKEARKKLQLEKEAIQWEEEENGDKMLIKVDVVDPKRLSFAKKEGVDKGLRSRDDTGYYF from the exons AAATTTGGCTGCGGAAATTCTTTGTACAATGCATGGAAGTTCATCTACCACAGTGACTGCTGGATATACAGAAGCATTAGAGTTGCCTTCCAAATTGGAAAGCCAAATCTCAACATCATCAGAGATTTCATTCGACAATGTTCTTGATGAGGCTTCTGATGGACAAGAAGGAACGAAGGAACTCCTGTCAAAAAGGTGTTCTGCATCCATGGGTAATGTTTCAAGTATAATTGGTAAAGAGTATGCAAACCCTAGGCCGTCAAGAAATGGGTCTATGGAAACAAAGAAACCATTGAAACTACAGTGTGAGTACCTtccaatttctgaaaattgggAAGAGAAAGATTCATCAAGTATGGCAATTACGACCAACTATGCACAGCCTGATGTTGAGGAATTTCTTTTTAAGATGCTTGGAGAGGGCTTTCAACTTGATAGGCATAAGATTCAAGAGGTTCTTG GTCTCTGTGGATACGACATGCAAAAG AGCATCGACAAGCTTTTTGATTTATCAGTTGTAACAATGGAAAGACGTGAAGACACTGGCATGGCTGCTAAAAATGTACACCTTTTTTGT TCTACAGGAACATGTTCAGATCAGAAATCTGTTTCACTTCAGGAACCAATGCATCAACTTGATTCTGTCCAAAG TGATGGAGCTAAAATGAAGTCAAAACCTAAAGCTAAAAGAGAAAAGGGTAAAACAGCTCTTGAGAAGGAACTTCTGCGATCACTATTTGATCTTCCAGATAGATCTGAAGAAGCGCCAACCAGAATAATCCCCAGGAGAGTTGTGAAGAAGCCAAATCGGTTCTGTAAACTGGTGGTTGAACCACCTAATGATGATCATATGCAAGATAAGTCTTCTGTAGCAGAATCAATAGTTTCTAGAGAAG AGGTTGATGATAACAGTTACGATGTCCTACGCGAAGCAGTCAAGGAATATCGGAATATAACGAAGGAGTACTATAAATCT GCAATTGATGCTTTCACCCAGGGTGATCATGCAAGGGCAAATAAACTCCTAGAGAAG GGACAATTTTTCAGCCAAAGGGCCCGAGAAACAGATAACGAATCACATGAAAAACTTTTAGAAACCAG AGAAGATGAGGTGATGCCTATCAACTTGCATGAACTTGAGCCGAAGGAAGCTGTACGAGTCCTGAGGCTTCATCTAACCTCTCTTTCTGGAATCCcaa ATGTGAAGTACCTAAGGCTTGTTGTGAATAGGAGTGATGGAGATAGCAGAAAAGAGGCAAGGAAGAAACTG CAACTGGAGAAAGAAGCAATACAatgggaggaagaagaaaatggtgaTAAAATGTTAATCAAAGTAGATGTGGTTGACCCAAAACGGTTGAGTTTTGCAAAGAAGGAAGGGGTAGATAAAGGACTCAGGTCTCGCGATGATACGGGATACTACTTCTAG
- the LOC136218881 gene encoding putative nuclear RNA export factor SDE5 isoform X1 gives MDKGLEELLEVFGSEFSLEDIAFAYSQTRQDKNLAAEILCTMHGSSSTTVTAGYTEALELPSKLESQISTSSEISFDNVLDEASDGQEGTKELLSKRCSASMGNVSSIIGKEYANPRPSRNGSMETKKPLKLQCEYLPISENWEEKDSSSMAITTNYAQPDVEEFLFKMLGEGFQLDRHKIQEVLGLCGYDMQKSIDKLFDLSVVTMERREDTGMAAKNVHLFCSTGTCSDQKSVSLQEPMHQLDSVQSDGAKMKSKPKAKREKGKTALEKELLRSLFDLPDRSEEAPTRIIPRRVVKKPNRFCKLVVEPPNDDHMQDKSSVAESIVSREEVDDNSYDVLREAVKEYRNITKEYYKSAIDAFTQGDHARANKLLEKGQFFSQRARETDNESHEKLLETREDEVMPINLHELEPKEAVRVLRLHLTSLSGIPNVKYLRLVVNRSDGDSRKEARKKLIVKQLEKEAIQWEEEENGDKMLIKVDVVDPKRLSFAKKEGVDKGLRSRDDTGYYF, from the exons AAATTTGGCTGCGGAAATTCTTTGTACAATGCATGGAAGTTCATCTACCACAGTGACTGCTGGATATACAGAAGCATTAGAGTTGCCTTCCAAATTGGAAAGCCAAATCTCAACATCATCAGAGATTTCATTCGACAATGTTCTTGATGAGGCTTCTGATGGACAAGAAGGAACGAAGGAACTCCTGTCAAAAAGGTGTTCTGCATCCATGGGTAATGTTTCAAGTATAATTGGTAAAGAGTATGCAAACCCTAGGCCGTCAAGAAATGGGTCTATGGAAACAAAGAAACCATTGAAACTACAGTGTGAGTACCTtccaatttctgaaaattgggAAGAGAAAGATTCATCAAGTATGGCAATTACGACCAACTATGCACAGCCTGATGTTGAGGAATTTCTTTTTAAGATGCTTGGAGAGGGCTTTCAACTTGATAGGCATAAGATTCAAGAGGTTCTTG GTCTCTGTGGATACGACATGCAAAAG AGCATCGACAAGCTTTTTGATTTATCAGTTGTAACAATGGAAAGACGTGAAGACACTGGCATGGCTGCTAAAAATGTACACCTTTTTTGT TCTACAGGAACATGTTCAGATCAGAAATCTGTTTCACTTCAGGAACCAATGCATCAACTTGATTCTGTCCAAAG TGATGGAGCTAAAATGAAGTCAAAACCTAAAGCTAAAAGAGAAAAGGGTAAAACAGCTCTTGAGAAGGAACTTCTGCGATCACTATTTGATCTTCCAGATAGATCTGAAGAAGCGCCAACCAGAATAATCCCCAGGAGAGTTGTGAAGAAGCCAAATCGGTTCTGTAAACTGGTGGTTGAACCACCTAATGATGATCATATGCAAGATAAGTCTTCTGTAGCAGAATCAATAGTTTCTAGAGAAG AGGTTGATGATAACAGTTACGATGTCCTACGCGAAGCAGTCAAGGAATATCGGAATATAACGAAGGAGTACTATAAATCT GCAATTGATGCTTTCACCCAGGGTGATCATGCAAGGGCAAATAAACTCCTAGAGAAG GGACAATTTTTCAGCCAAAGGGCCCGAGAAACAGATAACGAATCACATGAAAAACTTTTAGAAACCAG AGAAGATGAGGTGATGCCTATCAACTTGCATGAACTTGAGCCGAAGGAAGCTGTACGAGTCCTGAGGCTTCATCTAACCTCTCTTTCTGGAATCCcaa ATGTGAAGTACCTAAGGCTTGTTGTGAATAGGAGTGATGGAGATAGCAGAAAAGAGGCAAGGAAGAAACTG ATAGTAAAGCAACTGGAGAAAGAAGCAATACAatgggaggaagaagaaaatggtgaTAAAATGTTAATCAAAGTAGATGTGGTTGACCCAAAACGGTTGAGTTTTGCAAAGAAGGAAGGGGTAGATAAAGGACTCAGGTCTCGCGATGATACGGGATACTACTTCTAG